In Algihabitans albus, the following are encoded in one genomic region:
- a CDS encoding TRAP transporter permease, translated as MAGMILFHFDVVLFGAPQPFTFRGTHLALALVLVFLLFPQARRTTPLAVGLDIAFIAGSLATVGYLIVNQEALYMRFQFVTPPASEQFWLGWGLIFLVLEGCRRTLGPALPITALAFVGYALVTGQLTAGYIVDVNYLTTEGIFGIPLNVSATFLFLFVLFGALAERLGTGRFFIEFSTAIAGRTTGGPAKVASLSSAFFGSISGSAVANIMTTGSYTIPLMKRLGYNRAFAGSVEAVASTGGQIMPPVMGAAAFVMAEIMGVSYLNIMLIALIPATLFFVSVFVAIHFEAKRQGLSGLPEDQIPEIWKVLRERGHQIIPLIVIMGTLFAGFSPAFAALYGILSILPTTLLRKQTRAEFSFALLLEGLENGVRNAVQVAMACACAGIVVGVIVHSGLGLEFSSFIRGISQDSMLVALILTALAGIVIGMGLPTTPAYILQTALLIPALVRLGTPLEAAHLFALYYAIMSTITPPVAIGLFAANSISGAKLWESSIAAAKLGLTGYIVPFMFVYSPALIMQGSFGEILFASLSAILGVTFLSAGLHAYLTRHLKMPERLLLVAAAFLLIYQGLLTDAVGLALACLAFLLQRRNLAVEKVSASID; from the coding sequence ATGGCGGGCATGATCCTGTTCCATTTCGACGTCGTTCTCTTCGGCGCGCCCCAACCTTTCACCTTCCGCGGCACGCACCTGGCCTTGGCCTTGGTGCTGGTGTTCCTTCTCTTTCCACAGGCCCGGCGCACCACGCCGCTCGCCGTCGGGCTCGATATCGCCTTCATAGCGGGCTCTTTGGCAACGGTCGGCTATCTCATCGTGAATCAGGAAGCGCTCTACATGCGCTTCCAGTTCGTCACGCCGCCGGCAAGCGAGCAGTTCTGGCTCGGATGGGGGCTGATCTTTCTCGTGCTGGAAGGCTGCCGACGCACCTTGGGTCCGGCGTTGCCGATCACCGCCTTGGCGTTCGTCGGCTACGCGCTCGTCACGGGGCAGCTCACCGCTGGCTATATCGTCGATGTCAACTACCTGACCACCGAAGGTATCTTTGGCATTCCGCTCAATGTCTCGGCGACCTTCCTGTTTCTCTTCGTACTCTTCGGGGCATTGGCCGAGCGCTTGGGGACAGGGCGCTTCTTTATCGAGTTCTCCACCGCAATCGCGGGCCGCACCACCGGTGGGCCGGCAAAGGTGGCGAGCCTGTCCTCCGCGTTCTTCGGATCGATCTCGGGCAGCGCGGTGGCGAACATCATGACCACCGGCAGCTACACCATCCCGCTGATGAAGCGGCTCGGCTACAATCGCGCCTTCGCGGGCAGCGTCGAAGCCGTGGCATCGACGGGCGGGCAGATCATGCCTCCGGTGATGGGCGCCGCCGCCTTCGTGATGGCCGAGATCATGGGGGTCAGCTACCTGAACATCATGTTGATCGCGCTTATCCCGGCGACGCTTTTCTTCGTGTCGGTTTTTGTCGCGATCCATTTCGAAGCAAAGCGCCAGGGGCTTTCCGGTCTGCCGGAAGACCAGATTCCCGAAATCTGGAAGGTCCTGCGCGAGCGTGGGCACCAGATCATTCCCCTGATCGTGATCATGGGCACGCTCTTTGCCGGTTTCTCGCCGGCATTCGCGGCGCTCTATGGAATTCTCTCGATCCTTCCCACGACTTTACTGCGCAAGCAGACGCGCGCCGAGTTCAGCTTCGCTCTGCTGTTGGAGGGGCTGGAGAATGGCGTCCGCAATGCGGTGCAGGTCGCCATGGCCTGTGCCTGTGCAGGTATCGTGGTTGGCGTGATTGTTCATTCCGGACTCGGCCTGGAATTCTCCAGCTTCATTCGCGGCATCTCTCAGGACTCTATGCTTGTGGCGCTGATTCTGACCGCCCTCGCCGGGATCGTTATCGGCATGGGCTTGCCGACGACACCTGCCTACATCCTTCAGACCGCGTTGCTCATTCCGGCTCTTGTTCGTCTTGGAACGCCGCTGGAGGCCGCCCACCTCTTCGCACTCTACTACGCGATCATGTCCACGATAACGCCGCCCGTAGCGATCGGTCTCTTCGCGGCCAACTCGATCTCCGGCGCCAAACTCTGGGAATCCAGTATTGCGGCGGCGAAGCTGGGACTGACCGGCTACATCGTCCCCTTCATGTTCGTCTACTCGCCGGCGCTCATCATGCAGGGCAGCTTTGGCGAAATCCTCTTCGCTTCGCTCTCCGCCATTCTCGGCGTGACATTTCTGTCGGCCGGGCTGCACGCCTATCTGACGCGCCATCTGAAGATGCCGGAACGCCTCCTGCTCGTCGCCGCCGCGTTCCTTCTCATTTACCAAGGCCTCCTCACCGACGCAGTCGGCTTGGCCTTGGCGTGCCTAGCGTTCCTTCTGCAACGCCGAAACCTTGCCGTAGAGAAGGTTTCGGCCAGCATCGACTAG
- a CDS encoding GntR family transcriptional regulator: protein MSEAVSRVVKALYEDIVLGVFPLGSRLVEEPLVQRYDVKRHVLREAFAQLEEMMFVVRVPNRGVLVHEPSPREIRELYDFRVLIESHAAACIPLPAPKAVTRAMREVQAAYSAALKVKDFRTVLHLNNEFHRTLYSACENRTLTSAIEEYAARTHLIAAMKYFDDAIMARTEAQHYELIAAMEGRDRQVLVSLVVGHFNLNQVDRYDALYRHRHRLASNAG, encoded by the coding sequence GTGTCCGAGGCCGTTTCGCGTGTGGTCAAGGCCCTCTACGAGGACATTGTGCTGGGAGTCTTTCCGCTTGGCTCTCGCCTCGTGGAGGAGCCGCTGGTGCAGCGCTATGACGTCAAGCGGCATGTTCTGCGCGAAGCTTTCGCCCAGCTCGAAGAGATGATGTTCGTCGTTCGCGTGCCGAATCGCGGCGTTCTCGTGCATGAGCCGAGCCCGCGTGAAATTCGGGAGCTCTACGACTTTCGCGTCCTGATCGAATCTCACGCGGCCGCCTGCATTCCCTTGCCTGCGCCCAAAGCCGTCACGCGGGCCATGCGTGAGGTCCAGGCCGCTTACTCCGCGGCTTTGAAAGTGAAGGACTTTCGGACGGTCCTTCATTTGAACAACGAGTTTCACCGTACGCTCTACTCCGCTTGCGAGAATAGGACGCTGACGTCCGCGATCGAGGAATACGCCGCGCGCACGCATCTCATTGCGGCGATGAAGTACTTCGATGATGCGATCATGGCGCGGACCGAGGCACAGCACTACGAACTTATCGCGGCTATGGAGGGGCGCGACCGGCAAGTCCTGGTCTCTCTGGTGGTCGGTCATTTCAATCTAAACCAGGTCGATCGCTACGATGCCCTTTACCGGCACCGCCATCGTCTGGCGTCGAACGCAGGGTGA